The Parafrankia irregularis genome contains the following window.
CTGCTCGGCACCGGCATCCTGTGGGTCGGCTGGTTCGGCTTCAACGCCGGCTCCGCGCTGGGTGCGAACAAGGTCGCGGCGTTCGCCCTGCTCAACACACAGATCGGCGCCGCCACGGCCATCCTCGGCTGGATCGCCATCGAGTACCTGCGGGACGGCAAGGCCACCACGCTCGGCGCCGCCTCCGGTGCGGTCGCCGGTCTGGTCGCCATCACGCCGGCCTGTGGTTTTGTCTCGCCGATGGGATCGATCGCCATCGGTCTGATCGCGGGTGCGGTCTGCGCGCTGGCCACCTCGATCAAGGGCAAGGTCGGCATCGACGACTCGCTCGACGTCGGCGCGGTCCACCTCGTTGGTGGTGTCCTCGGTGCACTGCTCACCGGTTTCTTCGCGACCGTCGACACCAACCCGGCGGGCAAGGACGGCGTGTTCTACGGCGGCCCCTGGAAGGTCGTGCTCGAGCAGCTGATCGCCATCGGCGCGACGCTGGGCTACTCCGCGGTCGTGACCCTGCTGATCGCTCTGGCGATCAAGTACACGATCGGCCTCAAGGTCTCCGAGGAGGAAGAGGAGCAGGGCCTCGACGAGGCGCTGCACGGTGAGACCGCCTACCGCCAGACCTCGCTCAGCAGCGGCAGCGGGTTCACCTCCGTCGCCGCCGCCCGTGTCCCCGAGGAGGCCCAGGCATGAAGCTCGTCACCGCGGTCATCAAGCCGTTCAAGGTCGACGACGTGAAGACGGCGCTGGAAGGTCTCGGCGTGCACGGTCTCACGATCTCCGAGGTTCAGGGATACGGCCGCCAGAAGGGGCACACCGAGGTCTATCGGGGTGCCGAGTACAAGGTGGACTTCGTCCCGAAAATCAAGATCGAGGTCGTTGTCGACGACGAGGCGGTGGACGAGCTCG
Protein-coding sequences here:
- a CDS encoding ammonium transporter, with protein sequence MAELNSGDTAWVLISAAIVLFMTPGLAFFYGGMVRAKNVLGMLMQNFFTMGMITLVWSVIGFSLAFGAGNGFWGGLDFFALQDLTASDGAYPYVAFVAFQMMFAVITPALITGAIADRMKFSAFAVFITLWSILVYSPIAHWVWASTGWLFERGALDFAGGTVVHANAGIAAIVLAVVLGNRRGWPGGDFRPHNVPFVLLGTGILWVGWFGFNAGSALGANKVAAFALLNTQIGAATAILGWIAIEYLRDGKATTLGAASGAVAGLVAITPACGFVSPMGSIAIGLIAGAVCALATSIKGKVGIDDSLDVGAVHLVGGVLGALLTGFFATVDTNPAGKDGVFYGGPWKVVLEQLIAIGATLGYSAVVTLLIALAIKYTIGLKVSEEEEEQGLDEALHGETAYRQTSLSSGSGFTSVAAARVPEEAQA
- a CDS encoding P-II family nitrogen regulator; translated protein: MKLVTAVIKPFKVDDVKTALEGLGVHGLTISEVQGYGRQKGHTEVYRGAEYKVDFVPKIKIEVVVDDEAVDELVAAITTSAQTGKIGDGKVWVVPVDAVVRVRTGERGSDAL